A window of Benincasa hispida cultivar B227 chromosome 9, ASM972705v1, whole genome shotgun sequence genomic DNA:
TGGCTTTTCAATGGGGTATATTTTGATGACAGTTCAAATTTTTGTAGTGCAAAATCAAATCGGGAAGAAGAAGTACTCTGGCAGACTACTTATTAGTGCTTCGGCAACTGTGGGTGCTTTATTGCTGGTTGCCCTAATGTGTTTCTGGGGTTGCTTTCTGTATAAAAAGTTCGGCAAAAATGACAGTAAAGGTCTAGTGCTGAATGGCTGCGGAGGTATCTATCAATTTCCTCCACACTAGTTGAATAACTGGTTTTGAATGTCATTTAATACTGTCTTGCTACTTCAGGTGCTCGTGCTTCGGGTGTAATGTTTCACGGAGACTTGCCATATATGTCTAAAGATATTATTAAGAAATTTGAGACATTGAATGAAGAACACATAATAGGATGTGGGGGCTTTGGAACCGTGTATAAGCTTGCAATGGATGATGGCAATATTTTTGCCTTGAAAAGAATTGTAAAATTGAACGAGGGCTTTGATCGTTTTTTTGAGAGAGAGCTTGAAATCCTTGGAAGCATAAAGCACAGGTTTCTTGTGAATTTGCGAGGATATTGCAATTCTCCTACATCAAAGCTGTTAATTTATGATTTCCTTCCTGGAGGCAGCCTTGACGAGGCATTACACGGTAAGATTCTTATTACATCTGTTAGCTAACCTATTacttctggagatagtattctATTACTAGATTTTCCTCTGTACTGCAAGGCAAGTCTAGTAATATGTTAGAATTATTCCACGTGCTAGATTTTTGTCGTTGTCGTCTTCCTCTTCTTCCCACTCcctttcccccccccccccggaCATACGTTATAGGCCCAAAACTCCTGTTTGGTAGTCGAAATATGGATAGAAAAGAATTATTGTTCAATGGATAATCAAAGCTTAAATgtcattattattgttattgaaaaACTTCAAGTGATGTTTTAGGCTTATGTTGTGTCTAGTCTGGTTAATGTCTGAAGTATGAAActcaaagaaattaaaagaaggccttctctctttctttttcttttgatagCATCTAGAAAGATATCATAGAAAAGATGGAGATAAGGGATAACTGGAAAGGCATTCCATAAATGGGCTAAACATAAATAAACGCCGTTTTGATTACTTAAAGAGAAGGATAATATTGTGGAAAATAGTGAAGCACTCCGAGAAATAGAATATCAAAGACTGTAGAAAAGAGAAACCACCATTCGGCAATTGCACCTATTATATTTTACCAAATATGATTTAGTAAATTTTATGTGGAAAATAGTAGGTGTAATTCTTGCTACAATATGTGAACAGAAGAAAAGACCTGTATGTGTAATTCGTTATAATTTATTGAGTGAACAACGAGAATATAAATACAAGATATTTGAAATTTcgagaaaagaaagagaggcTGAATAAAGAATGCAAATACAAGTTAATGCATTTTATGTGGAAAGGATAGGCCTTCGTACGGAAGTGTCTGAGCAACTAGACTGGGATGCACGCTTAAATATTATCATGGGAGCTGCAAAGGGACTTGCATATCTGCATCATGATTGCTCTCCGCGGATCATTCACCGAGACATAAAATCAAGCAACATTTTACTAGATGCTAATTTGGAGGCTCGAGTTTCTGACTTTGGACTTGCGAAACTTTTGGAGGATGAAGAATCACATATCACGACTATTGTTGCAGGAACATTTGGTTATCTAGCTCCTGGTAAGTCATTGAAAATgttatttctttttagaaaaatggTTCTTTACTGATGCTTATACCGAacttgaagaaaagaaaacccCTATTTTCTGACTTCAATAATATGTTTATGTTTTTATGAGCCAGAGTATATGCAAAGTGGTAGAGCTACTGAAAAGACTGATGTATACAGTTTTGGGGTATTGGTACTTGAAGTGTTGAGTGGCAAACGTCCCACAGATGCTTCATTCATTGAGAAGGGGCTAAACATTGTTGGTTGGGTATGCTTCTTTCCTTCTGAGTTTCatagattaatcttttattttgttattaattgTGGTTAATTTGGCGTTTACGCTTTTCTGCATGgacaacaagagaaaatttcaCTCTATTTAAATAACTGTAGGTATTGGTAACCCGTAAGCATACTTTAtgtatttgtttgttttgattatacctttccatttttttatacTTGTCATCTGCTTGTACAATATTAAACTTCCTTATATATCTATTCGCATTCGTGTCTAATAACCGAGACGATAGTTTTCAACCAATACACTGCTTATGCCTTTTCCATGCACTTTTCTTTGGTTCTTATCATGTATGAGCATGTCCTGAATTGCTCCAAATActcttcaaaataaaaattgattgcGCTATGAATTTAAAAGTTCGAGGTTCGAATTCCCCACTCCACAAATTctcgaaaaaggaaaaaaaaaaaaagaaaaaagaagcatCATGAATTACACCTTGAAATATCAGAATCTACGTGACGAATCAATATGAAGTTAGTTTGATCAATTTAATCCATAATGACCTCTAGACACAATATTTACACTTAATATTCCATCAGCTATATACATGCCAAAAGAATCTAAGTTCTACTAACCCACATATTTCCTTTCTCAGTTAAACTTTCTAGTCACAGAAAATCGACAACGAGAAATAGTCGATTTACAATGTGAGGGCCTGCAAACAGAGAGTTTGGATGCATTGCTTTCGGTTGCCATCCAATGTGTTTCGTCGAGTGCAGAGGATCGACCAACCATGCACAGGGTGGTCCAGATACTGGAATCTGAGATTATGACTCCATGCCCAAGTGATTTCTATGATACAGATTAAGCTCTATATACAGAAAAGACAGCCAAGCCATGCCATGCCATGCCATGTCATGCCAATGAAGGCATAGAACCTTGAAATAAACTGTTGGAAACAGCCAAAAGGATtatatcatcttcttcaagGTTCATGCCCTCTTATCTGATTGATTCTTCATTATTTCTTTCTGAAAAGTCATAAGAATTAGTATTATGCAGCTTTTGTGAATGAGCTCTAACGTTTCAGAGAAGGCCCAAGAGTTCCATTTGCTATTTCTCTAACCAAACCGCATTGGATCTCTTATTATTCCCCCATGTAAATTAAGGTTCCACGTCTGTGAGTTTATATTTGTCCAATCTccccaactttttttttttgttatcattttcttctctctttctctttgtCTCAAATCATTCCTTCTCTTTGTAATTTTTCTGTAGCTTTTGACACTGTATTAAGTGTATTAAATGTACATGAACGattgtataataatattcaaCGAATGTTCTTCGATTAGTTTTgtaacattttatttaatttgaaccattGACTTATTAGAAGGAATAATGATAAACTATATCGAAATGATGATTTTGGAATATCTCATCGAAATGGTGTTAACTATTAtcgtttatattatatcacgaTGAGAGTTGTACTGTCAAGATCCACTGTCCATTTCTTTCTACTATTAGTAGATTCAAGTTTGAGTTTGAAGTTTACCTTTTAAATATCTTTAGTGCAAAGAGGATAGGAATGAATGTGTCAATACCTTTGAACTAAATGATTTTCACAGTAATAGAGTAGAGTAATATACCTTGATCATGATATTAATCTTGTTAAAGAATTGTGTTTCTTTCACTGGAAGCTTGATTATGTACAGAAGATATGATCAGTTCCTAAAGTTTTATCTTTATATATGTACACCTTCCATCACTGTTTTAAATTAGAAGAATTCCATTTTACTTAATTGACCCATTAAAataataggttaaaaatattagcttaaaatattaaatagaaTAATCTgacattaattataatattaaatttaaattaaatttaacagGATATACCTATAAATCATCTTCGTCTAGACTTGTCCTATAAATCACGCTCGTGCATTTGGTTTGAAGAACATAGCTACTCCATCCAACTGCAAATgctttgatttattattattattattattatttgggagAATAGGAATAAAATGTAAGTTAAAATACAATTAAACATACGCAAGCATAAagttatatgtatatatgttaaTGACAAAAGATTATGGTTCAAATTCCCCACCTATGTTGTACTaaccaaaaaaatatttgttcatgtaatctcaataaatcttaaacttaATCTCTTtgacaactatttgatttttgaaaattaagtctatacaCTCATtcaacctctaaatttcttactttgttaTCTAATTTCTACTAATGTTTTAAATAACTAagccaattttgaaaactaaaaaagtagttttgaaaacttgtttttattgccAAAGTGAACTTAGCTCAACGATAATTAATATGaactttctctctagaagttgaAGGTTTCATCCATATTCCCACAATTGTTGTACTcgacaaaaaaagaaaaaaaaaaaacttgtttttgtttttttgctaagaattcaagtttcttaaaaaaaaaaaaatgaaaacgaaatagtgagaaattgaagaaatatGGTAATTGCAATGGACAACACTTTTAGGgctaataattaagtatataacaataattttaaaaaattgtaaatataacataatCTATCAATGtgtctatcatcgatagacaGATAGATTATTTTTAGCgatatagtctatcactaatagactttgaAAGCTCGAACTAAATTTTTGCAATGTTATATCTATTAGTACTTTGGAAATGATTATTCCATTtccaatgcctcttgccaaaaccaaatggttatcaaacgagatCCAACGTCCCAAAACCCACCTCAAGACTACAACTACAAATACTTGACTTTATTACATGGCAACCTTAGGATCTCTCGATACAACAAAAAAACACTTGGCTACGTTTTCAACTACTGATCTTAGTTGAGTTTTTAAAGTTGATTTGTGAAACAAATCTTACAAGGGATGAGACAGCTTGATGAACTCTGTCCATCAAACGATGCTCGGGTTTCTGCATATTCGAAACTAACCATCGGTAATCTGTCAAAGTAGAGTCAGATAAAGGCTCGAGGAACTCACATTTCTCCAAAATGTCTGATGGGGGTACTCCGCCAATGAGGTTCGTATCCAACTTTGGTTTACCTTCAAACAGTTCTTTAGGAACAACCACGGGACCTTCTATGGCGGCCGGCAATGCACCGGGGACTACCTCCTGCTTGAAAGGCAGTGCTCTAGCAGTCTGCAAGCAAAATTCTATCCATTGGTGGATCAAAGGAGAGGGTCCTCTAACTCTTCCACCAACTGGCTCTGTTTCAATTCTGGAGGTCGCAGGAATTGCctgaaaaaacaaaacatatcaGATAAAGAACACCATCACTCAACctgaaaatttaaataaaccGAAAACCGATCAGACTGGATTTCAGTCGGTTTAGTGTGGCAATCGGAAAAAATAACTCCGAAGAAAAGTGGAAAAACCGACTGAATTTTGAAAACGCTCCCCCCACCCTCTCTTTCCGTGccatcccaaaaataaaaaagaaaaaaaagcaaaCTCTACCAACCAACCACTGGTCGGTCAGTCAGCTGACACACAGCCTGCAGTAGGTTTCCGTTTCAACGCcagttttttttccccaaaaccGACACCAACCGATGTACGTTGTGCATTTCTTTCTAAACCTAGTTTCAGCATTAGAGTCGTGTTCgtgtttaaatcttatttttaagTATCCTTAATGCAAAGAGGACAGGGATCAATTCAAATATACCCATAAATCAGCCCATAAGCTTGATCCAGATTTGGGAACAACCACTGCAACGTTTGACATGCGTTTGACAACTGGAAGAACGTCGCTACTCCATCCAACAGCTACCCACACATCCCCAACTGCAAATGCTTTCAGATAGTGTGTGCTATCGAACAAACGTACCTATGTAAGACGAGAATATAAATGTATAAATGTACAACAATGGACAAAATTGTAATGGTCAATACTATCAGGTGAAATAAGAATTTAAACCACATCATTTTCCAAATCACTACTACCTCAGATTTTGAAAGGATTCCTTAAAAGATGTAGGCcctgtttttagttttttgcttttgaaaattGTGCATACAATTTCTTTAATGTCTTTCTTAAAGaaagatttgaatttttagccaaactccataaacaagtttttaaaattactttcttTTTAGTTGATTAAATTGCAAATTTGGTCATTgcgattttaaaaaaaatagaattttgtcCCTACGCTCTTAAAAActagaatttgatccttatgacttgataaaatttcataaatagtcCCCAGAGTTTGATACAATCTTCATAAATAGTCCTTGTCTTAGGGATTATTTATGAAACTTTTATCGAACGGTAGGAACTAAATTCTAGTTATAAACCATAgagattaaattctaactttttcgAAACTATAGAGACCAAATTTGCAATtaaacttttttagttttcaaaaattatttaggattttgataatatttttagaaattatataataaagcaAAGAAACTCATGGTTGAAGTGTTTATaagctaaattttcaaaaaccaaatatgATACATGTGACCTTAGGGATCAACTTTCTTTCAACTCTAGATGGGTTGttgaacttttttaaaattttcctttctttcagTAGACGATGATATCTAATCCTCCTTggtaatatttttctaattaaaacaatatttgctatcataataaattatataacaCCGGTAATCTAAGAGTTAAACCGGAGCCAGAGATTCTCTATAATGTAAAGCTAATGGTAATCATTGTAATGACTTTTTTCAGGAGGGGGAAAATAGAAGtaactaaaataattataaagaaCCAATCTTAAAGTTCTGACGAAAAGGTCAAATtccaagagagagagagagaaggaggGGGTTCTATTCTTGTTGCAAGTAATAGTCCCTGAAAAAACATTACCAGGTTCATCCTTTTTGTCATATGATTGGAACAAGATATATCTGACCTGTTTTGCAAGTGAAGCTAGATTTTGCTGAACTGCGTCTCTGCCACCGGGAATTTGCGAGCTTATATTTTTTGTGTTATAAGATGCACCCATGTACTTTAGAACAGCACCAATTACTTCTCTAGGTGAATTAACCATTGAAATCCTTCCTCGAAGTTCAGGGCGCCATAAATCTGACCAGTCCTGCAGCAGCAGTATTAACAGAACTAAGATCACTGAAGGAAGGAAATCGCTCTTCAGATAGAAAAGAACGAGTTTAATTTCTAGAACACATAGAGACAGAAAATGTAATACTCTATTTCTTAGCCAAGAACTTGAAATCTTGTACTCGTAGAACAGATGAAACTCCATAAAAAAATACAGTCATGGAGGACAAAAGTTATCTACTCATAGTTAGTACCTCCACGGGAGCCAAGCTGTTCTTCCGAAATTTAACCTTATTGTATGCGATAACCATGCAGCCCCATCTATATGGAGCGGACCATATTTTACCTTCAGGATCTATTTCACCCTCAGAGTTTCTGCGTAGAAGTACCTGCAACATTGTTAGTGAAAATAAAAGATGCATGtaataatattttgaatttgaggGGATATTTTGATTGGTTTTGTATGATGGGTTATGGCTACAAGATTAGTTGAAGTGCACACAAACTATCATCGAGTTTTGGTTTCTTACTTACCGGGCACTTTGTGATTTCTCTCTATATCAATGGAACATCatgtttccttttaaaaaaatgcatgaGATATGTATGCATTTCggcacaataaaaaaaaattcataactccacaaaaggttaaaattttaacatctgtagttaaataatatattgatatggttatgttataatatttttcaaaacttactgaggtttatataattgaaccagtgtTGAACACCAGTCCGTTGAAACACTTCATATATTTAGCATGGAAACAGAATAAAAGCACTCAAATAAGTACAAACAggtgtttaaaattaattattaaaagagtgaagagaccatttacattATTACCTTCCATTTAGTGCTTAAGTTATTAAACCACTTTTGCTCTTCCACATCTTGAATGGGTTCAATAAGAGCCTTCTTAATTGCAAAGTTGAGCCAAGAATCGCCGATACTAACAACATCGGCAACCATGATGGATGAAGACTTAACCTTGCTTTTGCCAATGGGAACAGATAAATCAGAAAAAATACTCTCAAGACTTCCATTGAACTTCACAGTGAATCTTAATCTCTTCCCTTGTGATTGAATAAACTCCTACATGAAAAGACCAACAATAAAAAATTGTCCCAACTCAGATCAACATGCCCAAAACATTAGGAAAAATAATTggaatttcttttatttttagagTTTTTCATTCTAACAGGTTATAACCTTGGACTTCAATATTTTGATCCGTCAATTGAAAACAATTCGACATCAGCCAAATAATAAGACTCCGTAACCTCTTGAACAAAAAAACCATTAAGCTATAACATAATGTAAGATAGAAGAGTAACCAAAATGGGGAAGATGACTATGCAGTTCAGAGAATTCAGTCAAACTGCTCCTCTCTCCATTATATCATGAGCTAGAAAAGGCACCCATGTCAAAAAGAAGTCTTCTTCCGACCTTCCGTGACCAATAACAACATCCTTCTCCATCCAAAGAAAGAATTCCTTTGGCCGATTCAAAGATGAGGATCAAGAGAGGCGAGCAAAGCAGACATGAACTGAAGACTTTCTACACATATTTTTAGGAGAGTGAGGAAATGGAGTGACTCGGAAATTCAATATGTTGGAGATATTACGACCTTACTTAAACAGAATCAATAGGTTGACAACCGTGTCCTTCAGTTCTAAAATATATTGGGTGATATTATAGTAGAAAGAAGAgcattatatttttaccctacaTGTTCTATAACGAGCattgtaataattttaatttttgaatagGATATGTAGCCCAATTACCATATCATTTGTGCTTGTTATGCAAGAGTGAGGATGAGATAGAGAATTAcacaaaagagaaagagaaacgACCGTTCTAGCTGAGGCAAACTGAGAAAACTCTGGGAACTTAGACAAACCTTCATCCAAGAAGGAGGAATAGAGTCACGAAGAGCAACGACACTCAAAGGAACAGTCAAAGCAAACTTCTTAGATTTCCACTCTTCAAATGCTTcatccattttcttcttctccagCTTCTCATCCTCACCTGCAGAGCAGAAATTATAACTTCAAAAACAACGAAACCTAGGCCAAGCAAAGCAAGTCCGGTAGTTTTACGCAAGTCCTCGAATCGAAATTCCGAGCAATTActtaaaattcaacaaaaacCCAAATCATAAATCGACACTGCAGAAGCaagtaaaataagaaaattaaccGGCCACTTACTAGGAACTACCTTCTCCTCTTCCAAGTTGTAATTATCTGCCGCCGGAGATGGAGGCACCGGCGAGGAAGCTGCGGAGCAAGATCGAGCTCCGATGCCGAAACCAATACTCAAACTGAGAAAAACGACCGCCGATGCGGCGAGGCGAAGTGGCGGCGTGTGGGGAATTATTTGAAACTTACGTTGTTCGGATTCCTCCGGCGAACGCGTCTGACTTATGGAGGAGCAACAGCGGAAATTGGTGGTGTAATTGGAAGGGGAAGAAGGGGAAGCCGTGGAGGATGAAGGATTCGAGCGGCGACATGGCAGTGGCAGATAAAGCGATGTGCCGGAAGGCAGCAATGCCGCCATTCACATAGAGGTAGAGCTCGAGGCCGAGCCTGGGTCCGTCTAGCGTCTCGTCGTTACTCACGACTCTTACAGTATCAATTCAGTATTTTATCGGCGTGGAACTTAAATCTGCTATTCAATTTCTCTAAATTAATGGTAAACAATAACGGGGCGTGGGGCAAGAGTTGGTTATTACTTATTATTATAGATGAATTATAATAGTTATGCGTGCACATCTCCACGTATGCACGGGATCGGGTCAGGA
This region includes:
- the LOC120086094 gene encoding putrescine-binding periplasmic protein PotF isoform X2; translated protein: MDEAFEEWKSKKFALTVPLSVVALRDSIPPSWMKEFIQSQGKRLRFTVKFNGSLESIFSDLSVPIGKSKVKSSSIMVADVVSIGDSWLNFAIKKALIEPIQDVEEQKWFNNLSTKWKVLLRRNSEGEIDPEGKIWSAPYRWGCMVIAYNKVKFRKNSLAPVEDWSDLWRPELRGRISMVNSPREVIGAVLKYMGASYNTKNISSQIPGGRDAVQQNLASLAKQVRLFDSTHYLKAFAVGDVWVAVGWSSDVLPVVKRMSNVAVVVPKSGSSLWADLWAIPATSRIETEPVGGRVRGPSPLIHQWIEFCLQTARALPFKQEVVPGALPAAIEGPVVVPKELFEGKPKLDTNLIGGVPPSDILEKCEFLEPLSDSTLTDYRWLVSNMQKPEHRLMDRVHQAVSSLVRFVSQINFKNSTKISS
- the LOC120085926 gene encoding LRR receptor-like serine/threonine-protein kinase FEI 2 is translated as MGFYTVKWQWLLILHIVPFCMIMSRSSGISSDGEALLSFRASILDSDGVLLQWKPEEPHPCKWKGITCDPKTKRVIYLTLPYHKLGGSLSPELGKLDHLKILALHDNNFYGAIPSELGNCSQLQGMFLQGNYFSGFIPNELGNLSALKNLDISSNSLGGNIPISLGKLSKLISLNVSANFLVGSIPNVGVLLNFSESSFLGNRGLCGKQIDVMCKYDKKGPETNESPFSVQNQIGKKKYSGRLLISASATVGALLLVALMCFWGCFLYKKFGKNDSKGLVLNGCGGARASGVMFHGDLPYMSKDIIKKFETLNEEHIIGCGGFGTVYKLAMDDGNIFALKRIVKLNEGFDRFFERELEILGSIKHRFLVNLRGYCNSPTSKLLIYDFLPGGSLDEALHGLRTEVSEQLDWDARLNIIMGAAKGLAYLHHDCSPRIIHRDIKSSNILLDANLEARVSDFGLAKLLEDEESHITTIVAGTFGYLAPEYMQSGRATEKTDVYSFGVLVLEVLSGKRPTDASFIEKGLNIVGWLNFLVTENRQREIVDLQCEGLQTESLDALLSVAIQCVSSSAEDRPTMHRVVQILESEIMTPCPSDFYDTD
- the LOC120086094 gene encoding spermidine-binding periplasmic protein SpuE isoform X1 gives rise to the protein MAALLPSGTSLYLPLPCRRSNPSSSTASPSSPSNYTTNFRCCSSISQTRSPEESEQRKFQIIPHTPPLRLAASAVVFLSLSIGFGIGARSCSAASSPVPPSPAADNYNLEEEKVVPSEDEKLEKKKMDEAFEEWKSKKFALTVPLSVVALRDSIPPSWMKEFIQSQGKRLRFTVKFNGSLESIFSDLSVPIGKSKVKSSSIMVADVVSIGDSWLNFAIKKALIEPIQDVEEQKWFNNLSTKWKVLLRRNSEGEIDPEGKIWSAPYRWGCMVIAYNKVKFRKNSLAPVEDWSDLWRPELRGRISMVNSPREVIGAVLKYMGASYNTKNISSQIPGGRDAVQQNLASLAKQVRLFDSTHYLKAFAVGDVWVAVGWSSDVLPVVKRMSNVAVVVPKSGSSLWADLWAIPATSRIETEPVGGRVRGPSPLIHQWIEFCLQTARALPFKQEVVPGALPAAIEGPVVVPKELFEGKPKLDTNLIGGVPPSDILEKCEFLEPLSDSTLTDYRWLVSNMQKPEHRLMDRVHQAVSSLVRFVSQINFKNSTKISS